From Vespula vulgaris chromosome 18, iyVesVulg1.1, whole genome shotgun sequence:
aatgtgtgtgtgtatgtatgtgtgtgtatatataagtaaattaatCTGTATCgatatagattattatatagaaacatacaTGCTATTCAAGTTGTAAAAAAACTTCAGTCTCCCACTTGAATATTAGTTCATTTCCGCTTTACACCAGATGGCgcctcgaaaaaagaaatcatgtattttctctatctaGATTGTCATTAGACTAGAGTAGTATTAGAACCGAGTACATTTCGTTTGAAATCGAATCTGTCTGTCcggattttatataaacaacaaATTTACTATATATTGCAAATGATTAGTTTATGAGTTACTAtgtttatttgataataattatatgtacattatttatttcattttcaatttaatgtTTGATaccattttcttatttgtcGTAAATACAACATACATTCGCTTCaacttttttgttaaaataaaaaaaatatcacaaataaataatttgtgataatatatttaatattatttatatagtgtattattacatatacattacaGTAATGGTGGAAACAGCATGTGATCCTACAATTGAAAGACACTTAAAAGGTCATAAAGATGCAATTACTGGTCTCCATTTTCATCCTACTAATAATCAATTAGTATCTAGTAGTATGGATAAAACTTTGATGTTATGGAATTTTACGGATTCAATTAGAGGATATAAATTAAAGGCGCATAAAGATTCTGTGTTAGATGTTAGCTATGCCCCTTCTGGAGAAATCATAGCTAGTGCATCAAGAGATCGTTCCATAAGAATATGGATACCTAGAATAACAGGACAATCTGTAGATTTCAAAGCACATTCAGGAGCTGTAAGCTCATTACATTTCTGTCCTAATGGAGAACGggtatttttgttattattgaaattaataatagtaatatagataaaatatttatctttgaacatttttctaatagatttatttatatttcagttACTCAGTACATCACatgataaaatttgtaaattgtGGATGttgtgtaaaagaaaatttcttttatcgtttaatgGACATACAAATTGGGTCAGATGTGCTAAGTTTTCTCCTGATGGTAGGCTTATAATATCATGTAGTGATGACAAGACTATTAAATTATGGGATGTCTCTACTGGAAGATGTATTAAAACTATTAATGAAGTTAAaggtatattgtatatgttgtaatcatatttcaaattaaaaactttttattataacttaAATTAATAGCTCCTGCTGTATATGTGGAGTTCCATCCAAGTGGCGGTGTTATTGGATCAGCTAATATAGGTGgctatgtaaaattatatgatcTAAGAACAGGCTCATTGTATCAACATTATGCTGTTCACAAAGGTCCTGTACATGTTGCAAAATTTCATCCAAAAGGAAATTTTATGTTAACTGCTTCAGAAGATACTACTATGAAAGTAattgaatcttttttatatatactatatccTCATAAATATGTTACAATGTAAATGTTTTCTAGGTTTTAGATTTATTGGAAGGCCGTCCAATTTATACCCTTAAAGGACATAATAGTGCTGTTACATCAATTGCGTTTTCTCTTAATGGAGATTACTTTGCATCAGGTGGTGCTGATTTTCAGCTTTTAACATGGAAGACTAATTTTGATAAAGAtgataagaatagaaaagttCCTCGAATGTTAGTGCCACCTATgcaagatataaaatataaggaTAGATTGTTAAGTGAAACAGATATTCatgaagaaatggaagaatatGAAGAACAACAAGAggtaataattcaaatataatatgtcAACGTGTTATTTACTTTAGTAGGtgtaatgaaattttctttagttattattatcatcactgGATTCTGTGAAATCTAAATCTGATACAAAAATTTGTAAAGGATTTATTCCTAAATTACCAAATGAAGATGTACAAGTTGAAgtgattaatttgaaaaagcaGAAAGAACTTAAGAAAGACAGGGAACAAGATTCTTTATGTATTGCAGATAAAGTACCTGATTCGCGTTCTAGTCAAAgcattaatataattgaaatgctAAATGAACAAGTAGAATCACTACGAAATACTATTCATATATTAGAACAACGATTAAGTGCAgtcgaaaaagaattgaaatataaataaatataatcaaaataatttatataaaataaaataagtttatTACAAGTTAGTAAATATAATCTcacatcatttatattattcatataaaataagtaatacttctcttctttctctttctctctctcaaagtACATAATTCCTTATCATGTCtgaacattttataaaatttctagatCTAAAAACACAATTTCCTGAAAATTGAATAATCAACTAAGATATTCAAggactaattaaattaatgactAGCACCTTTCtctaaaatttgttttcgatGAGTCAGAAATTATAGGTTACATGAGCATTTTTGGACAGttcgaattataaaaaattaaaaaatttttatattatttatattaaaaactttgACATATTAATGAAGATTTTCATGATTTATCTTGATCAATTTAGTTACctaatctttataaaaataagaaggtaAACAAACTTCAAGCATAATAAactgtcgaaaaaaaaatacaaaagaggGCGCCTCTCGTCGACTATATGAAAGCAAGAGAACGATTCATTACTTCCAATTGTATTCCAATTGtagtttattgaaatattttaaagtgcGCTTACACGATTATCTCTGTAATAAGAGCTTATCTTCTGATAAAAAACTGGTATTTCAAGAAGTATCATTTCGTTATAAGAAGAGTAACTTATTGTATGCCACGTCAAaccttaaatatattttttcggtGATATGGCGTCACAGGTAAGAAGttgtcattttatttattcccgggataaattatttttaatacttttaattttaaggTTTACGAATTTTGGGTTGAAATGACGTGTGAGGGATGCGTTAATTCTGTTCAAAATGTGCTTAACAAAAAGGAAGGTTTGTAAAGTCTTGTGAATATTCGTATGATAACAAAAGATTTCTCATGTCATAAAGTATATAACCTTATAATgagtaatgaaaattttcttgcTAGGtgttaatgatataaaagtaaatttagataataaaatgGTTTCTGTGAAAACAACATTATCTTCCGATGAGATATTACAAGTTATCAAGAAAACTGGGAAGGAGTGTAGATTTTTAggcataaaaaaataaatttgcacaaatattacaaatataactacacgcaataaaatttttactttctcctGTCTTGCCTATTATGCATTATTAGGCTATTGTaagtaattacaaaattattataccaaattatatcttttaaaagaaataatattttgtattattttgtgtatcattttgttattttatttttatagttataaacaaaaaagtattGAATTCATAAGGtgatttaattatgaaatataaattattaaaagtatattgtttttatttgtgcATGTGCAAAAACTAGtaggtatatatgttttttacaCACAGTGTTCTTGGATCCTATTTGTAATAATGTTTACACGAAGAACATGATGTTCTGATGAACGAACCCAAAAGACCTTAAGAATTTCCATATTGAATTATACAGCACAAtgaataagatataatattatcttaatgaatataacaaagaaaaaaacattaaaataaacaaataacattattaaaaaagacaGCTTGTACTTAgaatttgcttttttataaacaatactTTGCAAGTATTGATAAGTCTAGACCATGATTTTTCAtacaagaaaaatacataactttaaaaaataaatatattaataataataatattaataataataataataataataataataataataataataataataataaacttaaaCTATTGTACTACatgaaatgaatattaattattttccaataagcaaaattacttaaaaatgTTGACTTCAACcataaaataaagtatttaatattataacttcATAAATTGTAAGAGCTTAccattttattatgtaatgcTTTTAAtggtattttaatttaacatctgtaagaatataaaaaaaaaattttatttacttttaatgctattcaattattcaaagattgataaaaaatttggagaaatgtataaatcttTAGAAATTACATAAGGAATGTAATTGCtcatatattatgttaatattttgGGAGAATTAATCTATTtcttatatagataaaatcctgattattaaaaattcatctgatgcttattaaaaataataaaagataaaatgccCTTTAAGCcacaaatgtaaaataaattctttttatatttctttttttttttttgtattgtttgtaataaaaaatacataattctttttcatgtCCTTAGAAGCAATGAGAATAGttcacaaaataaaaaatcaatttcaataaaataaataattatctgtGAGTAACACAATTTCAATGcagttttaatttaatgagataatatgcagaaaaaaatggaatgaTGTAGGTTGTAATATGTGGCAGTTCATAATTTGCAATCAAAAataggtacatacatgtacatacatgttcTCATGTGTGACattatgtaagtacatacatcaTAAGTCTTAATTTATACAAGCCTCCTTACATATGTTAAAGCATATAGCAAAGAAAATTTCACTCATTTACAAGAgttaaaaaatctattaaatattaatattactccATGTAGTTTCAACTATccataatttaaaattaatacattgtaaaacaaattaaaaataaattccaaAATATGTAACTTTATACTTCATGCACGCAAAAAGGCTCataagaaacaaattattatgagttttctctttgtaaatgtcttaaataaactaaaaaaaaaagtaaatttttatcaaaatattactTGATAAatcatacaaattttttaaaaatttgtattgagaagaatttaaaaatgtttttaaaatttgTGTGCACCATCATTAAcacaaataaattcaatagatttacaaatttatcttatttcttataatctaaaaaaacgcattttataaaattaaatcaagtTTCCAAAAGTTACTTCAAATGCTACCTTAAGTTTAAGCTCTTAATACATTGCAGAATGTAATCTTATTTTGCCAATATCATAATCATTTCcataaaagattataaaaatcaacattatgaaatataaaaaatcatttatgatGATTATAAACTTGGTATCAAATGTAAAATTCATATCAATAGAAAATGGTTTAGTTGCTAGTACTTACGTtttgaaataaacaaattgaTTCATTAATCATactgtaattataataatgatattggcaaaatattgaattttaaacaATGTGGTATAGCTTTTCAAAAGGCCGGTCTACCAAAGGGTATACTtgttcaaaatattttaatatagaacATATGTTTCAGAAGTTACTTATAGGAGATTTCCTTAGTTCATATTATTGATGCAACTTAATctgaaaaacaaaacgaatattgttctaatgataaaaattataacgaatcCATCGTCAGAGAAAACTATACGTATTTTGAACTGCTCTGCCAGTGTTTGATGTTGAACCTTGTTGCTCTGCAATGTTATGTAGTTGTTCCAGTCTTTCCAAGGAGTCAGTGCGTGTTCTTATAGAACCTCCATATGTGTGTACCTAATtcagttataaataattattttatatatcgttataaacattcttgaaaaaattcttaaattttctggttattgttataataaatacaaataagaaaattaactgaattaattctcttaaaaataatgtacaaaCTGATACATAAAAATCAATTCATTATAATACCAGAAGCTTTAAGAATACACCATATGAAAAAGCGAGCTTTTTTGCCCCACTGTCATTTTTTTAAGCCAACAAATTtgttattagaataattacattccaatatatttttgtttttttgtataGAAAAATTAGCGCGCATAAGACTTAAGTctgaattaaatttcaaagaattagAAATTGTACTGTACATTATGATTACTTATTTCTTGACTGattataattacgtatatgTCATCAAATTTATGgatacaattaaatttaattttggtAGAGCCATTATACTTATGAGATGAATGGAAAGAGAGCGCATCACTTTATCTAGTTATCTACTCACTGTCTGTAAATCAGACTTCAGACTGTGGGTGTTGGCCACTCGCGCTCATTCAAGAGGAGTTAGACTTCCACTGCTGACTCTTACTTCTCTGGGCTCTGGAGCTACTGGAGGTCTCCTTTCTTGAGACTGTTGCATTACGCCTATCATATGATGATGTGTCATTCGATAAGCAGGATTAGCCACCACAAATTCTGTTAGAGTAACATCGGCAGTTCCACCAGATTCAAGAGGTATGGCATTCTGACGAAAATGTTCTAACATATCATATATCGCCGGAAAACAAAGATGTTGGACACGACAATGGCCTTGATCATTTAATGTCATTCGTAAATGctagaataagaaatataaaaaatctatacAAACAAGGAATCAATTCTTTTTAGTCTCTTTAAGATCAAAAAGAACATTGtttggattttattttcttgctaaaataatttttttaatctttaatagATTACCTTTGCTCTTCCCTGAAAGTTAAATGTTAATACAAATTCTCCTTTTCGTGTTTCACTTTGCCGGACAAGAAAGACACCATGGCCATTAGCAGAACTATGCAAGACAAGCTGTGCTGCATCTGAACGTGGCAATGTACCATGAAACCAAGGATACTCTCGTAAACTACTTGATAGATCTAGTTCACCATCATTTGCAGCTactaaaaacaaaattcattAATGACTTTCACATTACTGAAATATAATCAATTGTTTCTATAGGCATCGCTATTTCTTACATTGTTCAATTTCTTGTTGCGATGAACATAATTCTAAGTTACTACTACTTCGCATACGCAATCTTGGAGGCAATTCTGGTGGATTAGATAATGCTTCCTCTGTATGCTCATGAGATGTTAATCGAGAACCTTTACTTGCTGAATTGGCCCTTAATCTATCACCTTCATTCGTGATTCCAAGTGAAGCATGTCCCAAAGAATCTGCAATTGAATCTCGTGTACCAGAAACAGGTGTAGTAGAATTTTGTTGTACAGTACGCATGCAATATTTAATAGTAGCAAGCCAAGACCTCATATCATTTGAATCATGAGCTTCTATTACAAATTCCATATTTTGTGTTTTTAACACAAATGTATTTTCATGATCTGGCATTTCAAGAGCTGTAGTTTCTCTAGCTTCTGTTATTGCAGAACAAAAAACACCACTACGTGGTTTCACTGCCTTTGGAGGAGAATAAAATTCCAACATATAACCTCCGATGGCTTTTATCAATGCCAATCTAGATTTTTCCCATTTTTGAGTTCCATCTATATTCTCTCCCATCAAAGAATTAACAATACCTTCTTTTCTACATTCCACAACAATTTTAGAAAGTTTAGTTTTTGAATGTTTATCTCTGCGGTGTTCACTATGAGATAATTCTACTTCATCGCTTTGTTGTTtatgaaagaaactttttcctttcttaagTCCTTTAAATGATAATCTACGAAAGAAGGGTTTGTGAACAGGTTTTGGTGATACTGTTTCACCATCGTGTTCAGAGTAATCACTAAATTCTTCATGTGATGAAGCACGAATTGGTGCATTGTTATTTTGAGATATAGCATTTGTATCCCTTTCGGTGAATGCTGTTTGTCGAACATCATATGCAGTTAATgatctaaaaagaaagaatacatttaaaaatcatttattttgtcatacatacattttataatttatgaatatatcattatttctcttaaggtttttgtaaaattcaaATTGTCTAATTGAATCAAGTACAACGTTTGTAAACATAAGCTTTAACATGCAATAATAagattagaatatatttttttaacaataatctatcaaatataattcaaattttttacaaaaaacaaTATCCTATCTCAAAATCaatatacatagaaaagaaataattgctGTTAACCATGCAAAGAAAGCTTCAAATATCAACTGAtcaataaagttataaaagtCAAAGAAAGTAGTATTTAAACATGTGTATTTgaagaaattattacaataaactTGAATTGTtctacaaaaacaaaaacttaAAAAGCAATTGAAGAGAAATGTActtagaaaatatctttacaTTAAGCTCTCACATAGACTatgtttatcattaaaattgaaCCACAGACCTAACAGTTCGACGCAAGTACTCGCTCTCGAAGTGCTCGCAGAAACTTTCAACAAACTTTCTGAGAAAGTCACGATGAGATAAGGTGGATCTGGCACTTTCAGGTAGATTTAGGCTGACATAAGTGCAAAAAGCCTTGGCAAAATCGGAGGCCGAGGCACGGGCGTGTCGGTCACAAAATTCAATCCAACCGGTCGCGGTGTCTGGCGTCGCGACAACCGCCGACGCCGTCGCCGATGCCGTCGTCGATGCCGTCGTCGATGCCGTCGTCGatgccgtcgtcgtcgtcgtcgtcgtggccgtcgtcgtcgtcgtcgccgtcgccgtcgccgtcgtcgtcgccgtcgccgtcgccgtcgccgccgtcgtcgccgtcgtcgtcgccgtcgccgtcgtcgtcgccgtcgtcgtcgtcgtcgccgttgttgtcgttgtcgtcgtcgtcactgTCGGTTCTATCACCGTATTCGCCGTTCCCGTCGCCGTTGTTATTGTCGTAGTTGTCGTCGTCGATGTCGTTATCGCCGTTTCTATATAAACACTCATTACCGGCGTTTACCTCGCGCTAAACGGAGGCGAGAGCTCTTCCCCTCCTGTTTTTACACCTCGCTATAACACCTCCACTGCGCAGTTCGTCGTACAAAACTCCCCTTTTACAAATCGAAGAAATATGTATTACAGAGTACACTTGCGCGTACACATAACacgcatatatctatataaactATACTACGAATGATGCGCAATCTAAAGGAAATGATAAGCGCacataaaaaaatactgatttctttttcaatctttaaaaaaatacggAAGAGAgcgattatttctttattttaatcgaagaaaGCAGGCAAAATTCCAATCAACGAACTACTATTAATCCCTTAACCCTCGTTCCTATCGATAACCGGCCATATAAtcaattgtatttattttctaatttcttcttGCGATAGAATTATAAATGATGAGAATCTCAACAGGAAAaggttaaacatttttaatcttaataaCTTTGCGTTGCGTATTTTCTTTGTTGCCTCTAAATTTTCAATCATGCTTCAATTGTCTGCTGTTTTCATGtgatcgtatttatttttgatgaaaatatttgccCATCACGATTAATGACATTGTTATGGCCACTAGCGCGCTCTGCATGGCGGCAAATATCATTTATACGGAGTAATTGTAAATTTTCCTAagaaattctatattatagaatataaaaaaatttcttatattttagtaatttataattatcgaaatttGTGCGTAGCTGCATATTAATATGTTATCGATGTTAAATAATCTTATAacatcttttcgatttttcctaTCGATAATACAACATATGATTATCGACTTGATTATCGACCTGTGCAATTAGTTCGAGTTCTAGAGGGCGGTTAAATCTGGCGACATTTCTGCCATCTACAGGAATATATTATTGTGGATCAGACAGTGGTGGGTTCAATTAACAGCGTTCttgattacaaaaattaaattttatattgtttagataaaagcttttttttttaaatacataagtAATTCAGTGTTTGAGCTTTATGTGATATGtttaacaataatatcatTCTTGTTTtgtagtgaaaaaaaaaaaaataacatggCATTACGTACTTATGGAGATAAACCTATAAGTTTTCAAGTGGAGGAAAATGgagaatattattgtattgGCTCCGAAGTGGGCAATTATTTGCGGCTTTTTCGTGGTTCATTGTATAAACGTTACCCTGGTATGTTTAGAAGATCTATAACTAATGATGAGCGTAAAAAATTGGTAGAACTTGGATTGAGTCAACACGTTCTTGCATCAAGCGTATCACTTTTAAGAGCTAGCGAAGTAGAAGATATTATTGAAGGTAATGATGACAAATATAAAGCTGTATCTGTGCATTCGACTGAACCTCCTGCTCCTAGAGAGGGAAAATCTAAAAAGTCAATGGCATGGGTACCAAGTTTGCCAAACAGTTCACATTTAGATGCAGTACCACAAGCTACACCTATAAATCGGAATAGagttcataataaaaaagtcaGAACATTTCCGTTGTggtaagtaataattataaattcaaaagtatatgatttaataatgtagaaattatatttattgtatctGTTATAGTTTTGATGATACAGATCCATCTGCAAATTTAGAAAATGCAGCACAACAGGAAATGCTTGTTCCAATACGTTTGGATATGGAAATAGAAGGTCAAAAATTAAGAGATACTTTTACttggaataaaaatggtatttatgattttattaaaatatctgaATCAAACATAGTTGATTCAGttgtataaatatctatattatcttttacagAAAGTCTTATAACACCAGAGCAATTTGCAGAAGTATTATGTGATGACCTAGACTTAAATCCATTAACTTTTGTTCCTGCAATAGCACAAGCTATAAGACAACAAATAGAAGCTTTCCCACAAGAAACAATTTTAGAAGAACAATGTGATCAaagagtaataattaaattgaacATACATGTTGGTAATACTTCCTTAGTAGATCAAGTAGAATGGGATAtgtcagaaaaagaaaataatcctgAAAAGTTTGCAATGAAATTATGTGCTGAATTAGGACTTGGTGGAGAATTTGTTACAGCTATTGCCTATaggtaatttttaatatttatcatagaTGTGTCATCTGTATGTTTTAttcatctttatatttttatcagcGTTCGTGGTCAACTATCATGGCACCAAAGAACATATGCATTTTCTGAAGCACCATTACCGACAGTAGAAGTACCATTTAGACCTCCATCTGAAGCCGATCAATGGGCTCCCTTCTTAGAAACCTTAACTGATGcagaaatggaaaagaaaataagagatcaAGATAGAAATACTcggtaaaatatataaatattaaataaggcatctaatgaaacatttacaataattattaattctggattttgttttctatttgtttcagACGTATGCGAAGATTAGCAAATACTACACCTGGATGGTAAATAACATGGACCATAGTATTATTTAAGATAAGGAACAttgtttatttcatatatttgttcACTTAGAACTGAAGATTTAACATCATCTTTTAATTcccattataaaaaaaaaaagaaaagaaaaaagaaagaaggaaaaaggaaaaaaaacgaaaagaaaaacctgAAActactttaataaaaaaataaggaaacaaaaacatataggaaataaaatacatcAACATTATCAGAGacattcatataaatatattacgtttattaaactattcattgatttatttttttcctaataGTTTgcaagatattattaaaatttgtatacaaATAAACAATCACTCtcagaaaatgatattttatttagtatctagatattttattgtttgtgaatttaaaatttataaaagtaagaaaatcatttgtatatgtataaatcattatatcgagacatattttatataattgttttaggaactataatttattttaataagaaaacttTGGTTCACgttcttttacaaataaaacaatacatagtaaataatataagacttatagatattaaaattatttaaaacaaaaataatatatatgtgaccTATTTTAAGAAGTAATCATAGGCGATAAAACGCTGAATAAAGATACGAATGAAACGAATATAAGTGAAAATAATCAGTAATTTCAACAGATTTTACACTTAAATGACTATGTAAACATAAGAAACATAcgtcatcaattttttttaaggaaaatggAAGATCGTCggtaataaagaagaaaacctatagaaatgtatatgtatatgtatataattaatgaaaaaaaaagtaaaaaaaattttttttttaccaatgATCGTTTCGGTCATATATTGGACTTTAATTTGCGTttagcaagaaaaagaataagaaaaagaaatcatacgACGacaaaggagaagaaggggaaTCGAAGTATCGTTCGGCGGGACACATGACTTAATCGGATCAGTTCAGTTTCAACGTCTTAAGCGAGAAGGGAGCATTGGTTTTATTATCGTCAGTAACATGGATTCAGCTTGGTTAAGATATCAATTTACACAAGAATCATCGGTCATATCAGCATACAATGGTAATAATCCATTTCCAAGAAGACCATGGCTTCAAAACGGTCCGGTTGCGGCTGCTGTCGGTGA
This genomic window contains:
- the LOC127070527 gene encoding POC1 centriolar protein homolog A isoform X1, with product MVETACDPTIERHLKGHKDAITGLHFHPTNNQLVSSSMDKTLMLWNFTDSIRGYKLKAHKDSVLDVSYAPSGEIIASASRDRSIRIWIPRITGQSVDFKAHSGAVSSLHFCPNGERLLSTSHDKICKLWMLCKRKFLLSFNGHTNWVRCAKFSPDGRLIISCSDDKTIKLWDVSTGRCIKTINEVKAPAVYVEFHPSGGVIGSANIGGYVKLYDLRTGSLYQHYAVHKGPVHVAKFHPKGNFMLTASEDTTMKVLDLLEGRPIYTLKGHNSAVTSIAFSLNGDYFASGGADFQLLTWKTNFDKDDKNRKVPRMLVPPMQDIKYKDRLLSETDIHEEMEEYEEQQELLLSSLDSVKSKSDTKICKGFIPKLPNEDVQVEVINLKKQKELKKDREQDSLCIADKVPDSRSSQSINIIEMLNEQVESLRNTIHILEQRLSAVEKELKYK
- the LOC127070527 gene encoding POC1 centriolar protein homolog A isoform X2, whose protein sequence is MVETACDPTIERHLKGHKDAITGLHFHPTNNQLVSSSMDKTLMLWNFTDSIRGYKLKAHKDSVLDVSYAPSGEIIASASRDRSIRIWIPRITGQSVDFKAHSGAVSSLHFCPNGERLLSTSHDKICKLWMLCKRKFLLSFNGHTNWVRCAKFSPDGRLIISCSDDKTIKLWDVSTGRCIKTINEVKAPAVYVEFHPSGGVIGSANIGGYVKLYDLRTGSLYQHYAVHKGPVHVAKFHPKGNFMLTASEDTTMKVLDLLEGRPIYTLKGHNSAVTSIAFSLNGDYFASGGADFQLLTWKTNFDKDDKNRKVPRMLVPPMQDIKYKDRLLSETDIHEEMEEYEEQQELPNLYKNKKVNKLQA
- the LOC127070527 gene encoding POC1 centriolar protein homolog A isoform X3 codes for the protein MVETACDPTIERHLKGHKDAITGLHFHPTNNQLVSSSMDKTLMLWNFTDSIRGYKLKAHKDSVLDVSYAPSGEIIASASRDRSIRIWIPRITGQSVDFKAHSGAVSSLHFCPNGERLLSTSHDKICKLWMLCKRKFLLSFNGHTNWVRCAKFSPDGRLIISCSDDKTIKLWDVSTGRCIKTINEVKAPAVYVEFHPSGGVIGSANIGGYVKLYDLRTGSLYQHYAVHKGPVHVAKFHPKGNFMLTASEDTTMKVLDLLEGRPIYTLKGHNSAVTSIAFSLNGDYFASGGADFQLLTWKTNFDKDDKNRKVPRMLVPPMQDIKYKDRLLSETDIHEEMEEYEEQQEIKYLIRVLVKALI
- the LOC127070530 gene encoding copper transport protein ATOX1, producing MASQVYEFWVEMTCEGCVNSVQNVLNKKEGVNDIKVNLDNKMVSVKTTLSSDEILQVIKKTGKECRFLGIKK
- the LOC127070524 gene encoding SH2B adapter protein 1-like isoform X1 — protein: MSVYIETAITTSTTTTTTITTATGTANTVIEPTVTTTTTTTTATTTTTATTTATATTTATTAATATATATTTATATATTTTTATTTTTTTASTTASTTASTTASATASAVVATPDTATGWIEFCDRHARASASDFAKAFCTYVSLNLPESARSTLSHRDFLRKFVESFCEHFESEYLRRTVRSLTAYDVRQTAFTERDTNAISQNNNAPIRASSHEEFSDYSEHDGETVSPKPVHKPFFRRLSFKGLKKGKSFFHKQQSDEVELSHSEHRRDKHSKTKLSKIVVECRKEGIVNSLMGENIDGTQKWEKSRLALIKAIGGYMLEFYSPPKAVKPRSGVFCSAITEARETTALEMPDHENTFVLKTQNMEFVIEAHDSNDMRSWLATIKYCMRTVQQNSTTPVSGTRDSIADSLGHASLGITNEGDRLRANSASKGSRLTSHEHTEEALSNPPELPPRLRMRSSSNLELCSSQQEIEQLAANDGELDLSSSLREYPWFHGTLPRSDAAQLVLHSSANGHGVFLVRQSETRKGEFVLTFNFQGRAKHLRMTLNDQGHCRVQHLCFPAIYDMLEHFRQNAIPLESGGTADVTLTEFVVANPAYRMTHHHMIGVMQQSQERRPPVAPEPREVHTYGGSIRTRTDSLERLEQLHNIAEQQGSTSNTGRAVQNTYSFL
- the LOC127070524 gene encoding SH2B adapter protein 1-like isoform X2, with amino-acid sequence MSVYIETAITTSTTTTTTITTATGTANTVIEPTVTTTTTTTTATTTTTATTTATATTTATTAATATATATTTATATATTTTTATTTTTTTASTTASTTASTTASATASAVVATPDTATGWIEFCDRHARASASDFAKAFCTYVSLNLPESARSTLSHRDFLRKFVESFCEHFESEYLRRTVRSLTAYDVRQTAFTERDTNAISQNNNAPIRASSHEEFSDYSEHDGETVSPKPVHKPFFRRLSFKGLKKGKSFFHKQQSDEVELSHSEHRRDKHSKTKLSKIVVECRKEGIVNSLMGENIDGTQKWEKSRLALIKAIGGYMLEFYSPPKAVKPRSGVFCSAITEARETTALEMPDHENTFVLKTQNMEFVIEAHDSNDMRSWLATIKYCMRTVQQNSTTPVSGTRDSIADSLGHASLGITNEGDRLRANSASKGSRLTSHEHTEEALSNPPELPPRLRMRSSSNLELCSSQQEIEQLAANDGELDLSSSLREYPWFHGTLPRSDAAQLVLHSSANGHGVFLVRQSETRKGEFVLTFNFQGRAKHLRMTLNDQGHCRVQHLCFPAIYDMLEHFRQNAIPLESGGTADVTLTEFVVANPAYRMTHHHMIGVMQQSQERRPPVAPEPREVRVSSGSLTPLE